One part of the Nostoc sp. PCC 7120 = FACHB-418 genome encodes these proteins:
- the lpxB gene encoding lipid-A-disaccharide synthase: MRIFISTGEVSGDLQGALLIAALQRQAVALGVELEIVALGGDKMAAAGATILGNTSGIGSMGIFESLPYVVPTLIVQRRAIAYLKQNPPDLVVLIDYMGPNLGVGTYMQKHLPHVPVAYYIAPQEWVWSMSLRNTSRIVGFTDKLLAIFPEEARYFSHNGADVTWVGHPLIDRMQEVLSREEARAKLGITPEQKAIALLPASRKQELKYLLPPIFQAAQNIQAKLPEAHFWIPLSLEVYRQPIEAAIKSYGLQATIVSGQQKEVFAAADIAITKSGTVNLELALLNIPQVVVYRLHPVTVWIARKILKGSIPFASPPNLVVMKPIVPELLQEQATPENITQASMELLLNYERRKQTLADYQEMRQCLGELGVCDRAAQEILQML, translated from the coding sequence ATGCGGATATTTATTAGCACTGGCGAAGTTTCTGGCGATTTGCAAGGGGCGCTGTTGATTGCGGCGCTGCAACGTCAGGCTGTGGCTCTGGGGGTGGAGTTAGAGATTGTGGCTCTGGGTGGCGACAAAATGGCGGCTGCTGGGGCAACTATTTTGGGCAATACCAGTGGTATTGGTTCAATGGGGATTTTTGAATCTCTGCCCTATGTTGTGCCTACTTTGATAGTACAACGACGAGCGATCGCCTATTTAAAACAAAACCCCCCAGATTTAGTAGTGCTGATTGATTACATGGGGCCAAATCTTGGCGTTGGGACTTATATGCAGAAGCATTTACCCCATGTGCCTGTAGCCTATTACATCGCGCCCCAAGAGTGGGTTTGGTCGATGAGTTTGCGGAATACATCCCGAATAGTTGGTTTTACAGATAAATTATTGGCAATTTTTCCAGAAGAAGCACGTTATTTTAGTCACAACGGTGCTGATGTTACCTGGGTAGGACATCCTTTAATTGACCGAATGCAGGAGGTTCTTAGCAGAGAAGAAGCTCGCGCAAAGTTAGGAATTACACCAGAACAAAAAGCGATCGCTCTTTTGCCCGCTTCCCGTAAGCAAGAGTTAAAATATTTACTACCACCAATTTTCCAAGCTGCCCAAAATATTCAAGCTAAATTACCAGAGGCGCATTTTTGGATTCCCCTGTCGTTGGAAGTTTACAGACAACCAATCGAAGCAGCCATCAAAAGTTACGGTTTACAAGCAACAATTGTATCTGGTCAACAAAAAGAAGTATTTGCGGCGGCTGATATCGCCATTACCAAATCTGGCACAGTTAATTTAGAACTTGCCCTGTTGAACATACCGCAAGTTGTAGTTTATCGCTTACATCCTGTCACCGTTTGGATTGCGCGGAAAATCCTTAAAGGTTCTATCCCTTTTGCCTCGCCACCTAATTTAGTGGTAATGAAACCAATTGTGCCAGAGTTGTTACAAGAACAAGCAACCCCAGAGAATATTACGCAAGCATCGATGGAATTATTGCTCAATTACGAGCGCCGTAAGCAAACCTTGGCAGACTATCAAGAAATGCGCCAATGTTTGGGAGAATTAGGAGTATGCGATCGCGCAGCTCAAGAAATTTTGCAAATGCTTTAG
- the fabZ gene encoding 3-hydroxyacyl-ACP dehydratase FabZ, producing MSTLSEVKAPTSTEQPATNEATTPPEIKTTFTSEEIQKLLPHRYPFLLVDKIIDYTPGKQAVGIKNVTINEPHFTGHFPDRPLMPGVLIVEAMAQVGGIVMTQLPGLEGGLFVFAGIDKVRFRRQVVPGDQLVMTVELLWIKQRRFGKMQARAEVDGQLAAEGELMFSLIN from the coding sequence ATGTCAACCCTCTCTGAAGTGAAAGCACCCACATCTACAGAACAACCCGCCACTAATGAGGCGACGACACCACCCGAAATTAAAACGACTTTTACATCTGAAGAAATTCAGAAATTATTACCCCACCGCTACCCGTTCTTGCTTGTAGACAAAATTATTGACTACACACCAGGAAAACAGGCAGTAGGTATTAAAAATGTCACTATTAACGAGCCACATTTCACCGGTCATTTCCCAGATAGACCACTAATGCCAGGAGTACTAATTGTCGAAGCAATGGCTCAAGTAGGTGGTATTGTGATGACGCAACTGCCAGGCTTAGAAGGTGGTTTATTTGTATTCGCGGGTATTGATAAAGTCCGTTTCCGCCGTCAAGTAGTACCAGGAGACCAACTGGTAATGACAGTGGAACTGTTATGGATTAAACAACGTCGTTTCGGTAAAATGCAAGCCCGTGCAGAAGTTGACGGTCAACTAGCAGCCGAAGGCGAATTAATGTTTTCGCTGATCAACTAG
- a CDS encoding Uma2 family endonuclease produces MVISPLTLNLDTVHLTDEQFYQLCQNNSEWKFERTATRELIIMPPVGGESGNREADLIIDLGIWNRQTGLGYTFSSSTIFKLPNGADRSPDASWIRRERWESLTPEQRRKFPPIAPDFVIELRSATDDLEKLRQKMREYIDAGVQLGWLINPQQQQVEIYRQSQDVEVQNLPTELSGENILPGFKLSLPSYGNL; encoded by the coding sequence ATGGTTATCAGTCCTTTGACATTAAACCTAGACACCGTTCACCTCACAGACGAACAGTTCTATCAACTATGTCAAAATAACAGTGAATGGAAGTTTGAACGTACTGCCACTAGAGAATTGATTATTATGCCTCCCGTTGGCGGTGAAAGTGGTAATCGAGAAGCAGATTTAATTATTGATTTGGGTATTTGGAATCGTCAAACGGGACTCGGTTATACGTTCAGTTCTTCTACCATATTTAAATTACCCAATGGCGCAGACCGTTCTCCCGATGCTTCGTGGATTCGTCGGGAACGCTGGGAAAGCCTGACTCCCGAACAAAGACGTAAATTTCCCCCCATTGCACCAGATTTTGTCATTGAGTTAAGGTCGGCAACAGACGACTTGGAAAAGCTACGTCAGAAAATGCGGGAATATATAGATGCAGGTGTGCAGTTAGGATGGTTAATTAACCCCCAACAGCAGCAAGTAGAAATATATCGTCAAAGCCAAGATGTAGAAGTGCAGAATCTACCCACAGAATTATCGGGTGAAAATATATTGCCTGGATTTAAGTTGAGTCTACCTAGTTATGGCAATTTGTAA
- the lpxA gene encoding acyl-ACP--UDP-N-acetylglucosamine O-acyltransferase has product MKTLIHPTAVIHPNSELHPTVQVGAYAVIGAHVKVGPETIIGAHAVIEGPCEIGARNQIFTGAAIGMEPQDLKFVGEPTWVKIGDNNLIREYVTINRATGAGEATIIGNNNLLMAYTHVAHNCVVEDSVVIANSVALAGHVHIESRARLSGVLGVHQFVRIGRQAMVGGMARIDRDVPPYMLVEGNPGRIRTLNLVGLKRSGMEASDLQLLKKAFRILYRSNLLFKEALEELETLGDTEHLQHLRRFLLLSQMPGRRGLIPGRGKSGGSDES; this is encoded by the coding sequence TTGAAGACGCTTATTCATCCAACTGCTGTAATTCATCCAAATTCGGAACTGCACCCAACGGTGCAAGTCGGTGCTTATGCTGTGATTGGAGCGCACGTCAAAGTCGGCCCGGAAACAATTATTGGCGCTCATGCTGTGATAGAAGGGCCTTGTGAGATTGGGGCGCGAAATCAGATTTTTACAGGTGCAGCTATCGGCATGGAACCGCAGGATCTCAAGTTTGTGGGAGAACCAACCTGGGTCAAAATTGGCGACAATAACTTGATTCGGGAGTATGTCACCATTAACCGGGCAACTGGAGCAGGAGAAGCCACAATTATTGGCAATAATAATTTGTTAATGGCTTACACTCACGTAGCTCATAATTGTGTAGTTGAAGACTCCGTAGTCATAGCCAACTCTGTCGCTTTGGCTGGTCATGTCCACATCGAATCACGCGCTAGGTTAAGCGGTGTTTTAGGTGTTCATCAATTCGTACGTATTGGTAGACAGGCAATGGTAGGTGGAATGGCACGAATTGACCGTGATGTACCGCCATATATGTTGGTAGAAGGTAATCCAGGCAGGATTAGAACCCTCAATTTGGTGGGACTCAAGCGCTCTGGTATGGAAGCCAGCGACCTGCAACTGCTCAAAAAAGCTTTTCGTATCCTTTACCGTTCTAACTTGCTCTTTAAAGAAGCATTAGAAGAGTTGGAAACCTTAGGTGATACAGAACACTTACAACACCTGCGCCGCTTCCTATTGCTATCACAAATGCCAGGAAGACGGGGCTTAATTCCCGGCAGAGGAAAATCGGGTGGGAGTGATGAATCATAG